The following proteins come from a genomic window of Sesamum indicum cultivar Zhongzhi No. 13 linkage group LG10, S_indicum_v1.0, whole genome shotgun sequence:
- the LOC105172443 gene encoding DUF724 domain-containing protein 3: MAASSRDSISQYFKKGAEVEISSDEEGFRGSWYAATVVRPPGNVKRGSAKVLVEYKTLTEDEKGTRPLREELQLVQLRPPPPREKRRSFKFSEEVDAYYSDGWWEGIITEVVGEDKYLVFFRGTREQIAFKGSDLRLHREWVHGKWVPPLEPAQDVIPEIEKLPPSTEVEAAKEMNEHNFSPGEVVEVSSDEEGFEGAWFTATVVKKLKAGKFLVEYQTLRNDDDTDFLREEVDTFHIRPCPPDVGLLDRFDVLEEVDALYNDGWWRGVISKVLKNDRYSVYFKNTQEELKFKHSDLRVHQDWVNGKWVIASKARQL; encoded by the exons ATGGCAGCCTCCAGCAGAGACAGCATTTCCCAGTACTTCAAGAAAGGTGCCGAAGTCGAAATCAGCAGTGACGAAGAGGGTTTTCGCGGATCGTGGTACGCAGCAACTGTCGTTCGACCGCCGGGAAATGTAAAAAGAGGTTCTGCTAAGGTGCTGGTGGAGTACAAAACTTTGACGGAGGATGAGAAGGGCACACGGCCGCTGAGGGAGGAGCTGCAACTGGTGCAGCTGCGGCCGCCTCCTCCACGGGAGAAACGCCGCAGCTTCAAGTTCAGTGAGGAGGTGGACGCCTACTACAGTGACGGGTGGTGGGAGGGGATAATCACAGAAGTGGTGGGTGAGGATAAGTATTTGGTGTTTTTCCGTGGCACCAGGGAGCAGATAGCCTTTAAGGGCTCAGACCTGAGGCTGCACCGTGAGTGGGTTCACGGGAAGTGGGTCCCACCATTGGAACCTGCCCAAGATGTCATCCCTGAAATTGAG AAACTTCCACCATCAACTGAAGTGGAAGCTGCCAAAGAGATGAATGaacataattttagtcctggaGAAGTCGTTGAAGTTAGTAGTGATGAAGAGGGCTTTGAAGGTGCTTGGTTTACTGCAACTGTTGTGAAAAAACTAAAGGCAGGCAAGTTCCTAGTTGAGTACCAAACTCTCAGGAATGATGATGACACAGACTTCCTGAGAGAAGAAGTTGATACCTTCCATATAAGGCCATGCCCGCCTGATGTTGGATTGCTCGACCGTTTTGATGTACTTGAAGAAGTTGATGCTTTGTATAATGATGGTTGGTGGAGGGGAGTGATCTCTAAGGTTCTAAAAAATGACAGATATTCGGTGTACTTCAAGAATACGCAAGAGGAATTAAAGTTCAAGCATTCTGACCTGCGGGTCCATCAGGATTGGGTAAATGGCAAATGGGTTATTGCCTCGAAG
- the LOC105172444 gene encoding probable transcription factor At3g04930, whose amino-acid sequence MASAGDPSAAAAAAGNIFNEDEDLLEDDDDDESSDHDEDDSASSAALAVDRPPPSTSAAQVTIAVPGIPDPLLITKQQQQQETMITKKPAALPDESRKLFQRLWTDEDEIELLQGFLDYTTQRCGPHNSSQQHHHDTTAFYDQIKSKFQLDFNKNQLVEKLRRLKKKYRNVINKFGSGKDYTFKSPHDQATFEISSKIWGSAAVNGSSAFRAAPAAIEEDDDDLNTPNFADCQSPNPNGIDVNSKTPRPRKRNRAGVVKLEDKPHHAPVNSNINNNQSPAVVTPMAAPVVGAGITGSLSTVIEETVKSCLSPIFKELLSNSLNSNLNPSGPCCGHGFGLARSPIPLCFAGATVGGDRQTNDRWRKQQILELEVFSKRLELVQDQIREQLQELRSMGN is encoded by the coding sequence ATGGCCTCCGCCGGTGACCCCagcgccgccgccgccgcagCCGGTAATATCTTCAACGAAGACGAAGACCTACTAGAAGACGACGATGACGACGAGAGTTCCGATCACGACGAAGACGATTCCGCCTCCTCTGCCGCCCTGGCCGTTGATCGGCCTCCTCCGTCGACGTCTGCTGCTCAAGTGACGATCGCCGTGCCTGGTATCCCCGATCCCCTTCTGATTACGAagcagcagcaacaacagGAAACCATGATTACGAAGAAACCAGCGGCGCTGCCCGACGAGTCCCGGAAGCTCTTCCAGCGTCTATGGACCGATGAGGACGAAATTGAGCTCTTGCAGGGATTCCTTGACTACACAACCCAGCGCTGCGGGCCCCACAATTCCTCCCAGCAGCACCACCACGATACGACAGCTTTCTATGACCAGATCAAGAGTAAATTCCAGCTTGATTTCAACAAAAACCAGCTTGTCGAGAAGCTCCGGAGGCTGAAGAAGAAGTACCGGAATGTGATTAACAAATTTGGCTCCGGGAAAGATTACACCTTCAAGAGCCCCCATGATCAGGCCACTTTCGAAATCTCTTCCAAAATCTGGGGTAGCGCTGCTGTCAACGGCTCCTCCGCCTTTCGTGCTGCTCCTGCGGCTATCGAAGAGGACGATGACGACCTCAACACCCCCAATTTCGCCGATTGTCAAAGCCCTAACCCTAATGGAATTGATGTAAATAGCAAAACCCCGCGCCCCAGGAAGAGGAACCGAGCCGGAGTGGTAAAACTCGAGGACAAACCGCATCATGCCCCAGTCAATAGTAATATCAATAACAATCAGTCGCCAGCAGTGGTGACGCCAATGGCTGCTCCGGTGGTGGGCGCGGGGATAACGGGATCCCTGTCAACTGTAATTGAGGAGACTGTGAAGAGTTGTTTGTCACCGATTTTCAAGGAGTTGTTGAGCAATTCGCTGAATTCCAATCTGAATCCCAGTGGGCCATGCTGTGGACATGGGTTTGGATTGGCAAGAAGTCCAATACCGTTGTGTTTTGCCGGAGCCACAGTGGGTGGGGATAGACAGACCAATGACAGGTGGAGGAAGCAACAGATATTGGAATTGGAGGTGTTCTCTAAGCGTTTGGAATTGGTGCAGGATCAGATTAGAGAGCAATTGCAGGAGCTTAGGTCCATGGGTAATTGA